Proteins from one Hemicordylus capensis ecotype Gifberg chromosome 7, rHemCap1.1.pri, whole genome shotgun sequence genomic window:
- the LOC128332459 gene encoding phospholipase A2 inhibitor gamma subunit B-like, with protein sequence MQALLGLVFFSGILSIGASLECETCKSGQSCTGEVVICDDDQDTCATIWREITIGGQTNNFTEKGCNVKAICDSRGHYEGKGVTKIIKIECSQSAASSASLPLALRLLVGLLLMTAFP encoded by the exons ATGCAGGCTCTCCTGGGACTCGTCTTCTTCTCTGGGATTCTCTCCATAG GTGCCTCTTTGGAGTGTGAAACGTGTAAATCTGGCCAGAGCTGTACTGGAGAAGTGGTGATTTGTGATGATGATCAAGATACCTGTGCCACCATTTGGAGGGAAATCACGATAG GGGGGCAAACTAACAACTTCACAGAAAAGGGCTGCAATGTGAAAGCGATTTGTGACAGCAGAGGGcattatgaaggcaaaggggtgacTAAAATCATCAAGATTGAATGCAGCCAGTCTGCTGCTTCATCGGCGTCCCTCCCTCTTGCTCTGCGACTGCTTGTGGGGCTCCTGCTAATGACAGCCTTCCCATAA
- the LOC128333134 gene encoding phospholipase A2 inhibitor NAI-like: MQAILGLALFSVLLATGATLECEECSGQGERCSGRRITCPHNSDTCQAVVTETGGVIDITKSCSTRAVCAELKAQEGKTRQTLSFIKRVECSKASPSSGSLLLVLTGFLLMKAFL; the protein is encoded by the exons ATGCAGGCTATCCTGGGACTCGCCCTCTTCTCTGTGCTTCTAGCCACAG GTGCCACTTTGGAGTGTGAAGAATGTTCTGGGCAAGGGGAACGCTGTAGTGGCAGAAGGATCACTTGTCCACATAATTCTGATACCTGTCAAGCTGTTGTGACTGAAACAGGAG GAGTGATCGACATTACAAAGAGTTGCAGTACCAGGGCTGTGTGCGCTGAATTGAAAGCACAAGAAGGGAAGACGAGACAAACTTTAAGTTTTATTAAGAGAGTTGAATGCAGCAAGGCCTCTCCTTCATCTGGATCCCTCCTCTTGGTTCTCACTGGATTCCTGCTGATGAAAGCCTTCCTTTAG